In Anaerobacillus alkaliphilus, a genomic segment contains:
- a CDS encoding aldo/keto reductase, whose protein sequence is MKYMPLQQRQISTSRLVFGCMGLGGGWNQTPVSEEDILSAERAIDAALSIGITMFDHADIYTFGKAEKVFGEVLKRRPELRDQMVIQSKCGIRFPEGEIPNRYDFSKEYIVESVDGILTRLGIEQLDILLLHRPDPLMEPEEVAEAFDLLVKAGKVNHFGVSNMNVAQLKLLQNDCSTPLVVNQLEMNLQKLDWLEAGVLVNQAAGTNVNFADGIIEYCRLENVQLQAWSPLAKGIYTGVEVAQPSEAYVKTKQLVEEMAKKKETTLEAIVLGWLMRHPAMIQPVIGTANVDRIQKCEDAVRQAEQMSREEWYALYVASRGQLMP, encoded by the coding sequence ATGAAGTATATGCCATTACAACAACGTCAAATTTCAACAAGTAGACTCGTATTTGGTTGCATGGGCTTAGGTGGGGGCTGGAACCAAACTCCTGTTAGTGAGGAAGATATCCTGAGTGCAGAACGTGCGATAGATGCTGCGTTATCAATAGGAATCACAATGTTTGATCATGCTGATATTTATACATTTGGCAAAGCAGAAAAAGTTTTTGGTGAAGTTCTAAAACGTCGTCCAGAGCTTAGAGATCAGATGGTCATTCAATCAAAATGTGGAATTCGCTTTCCGGAAGGCGAGATACCAAATAGATATGATTTTTCAAAAGAATATATTGTCGAATCTGTCGATGGGATTTTAACTAGATTAGGTATTGAGCAATTAGATATCTTGCTTTTACACCGACCCGATCCATTAATGGAGCCAGAAGAGGTCGCAGAAGCTTTTGATTTATTAGTAAAAGCAGGAAAAGTAAATCATTTTGGTGTTTCTAATATGAATGTAGCTCAATTGAAACTTTTACAAAATGATTGTTCAACACCGCTTGTCGTCAATCAATTAGAGATGAATTTACAAAAATTAGATTGGCTAGAAGCGGGAGTGCTGGTAAATCAGGCAGCTGGAACGAATGTTAATTTTGCGGATGGTATTATAGAGTATTGTCGTTTAGAAAATGTTCAACTCCAAGCATGGAGTCCCTTAGCAAAAGGGATATATACGGGTGTGGAAGTAGCACAACCATCAGAAGCATACGTAAAAACAAAGCAACTAGTAGAAGAGATGGCCAAAAAGAAAGAAACCACTCTAGAAGCAATTGTCCTAGGTTGGTTGATGAGACATCCTGCGATGATACAACCTGTTATTGGTACGGCAAATGTAGATCGAATTCAGAAATGTGAAGATGCTGTAAGACAAGCAGAACAGATGTCTCGAGAAGAATGGTATGCCCTCTATGTAGCCTCTAGAGGACAGCTTATGCCTTAA
- a CDS encoding VanW family protein, with protein sequence MIKYGCFALMLLFVQTLNISDNVLLTLEGESIGSVNRLEFQSMIGKSILDVDKVEDFLEKLDQQIKKEPQNARIDQYGTIVEEELGYKLDRQKFSESFYTYYYGRGPMTIELPTTPIYPKVDSELLGNIRVKQIGHYTTYFNRRKKGRVQNITLAAEAINNHVVFPGESFSFNQVVGQRTFEKGYLPAPVIIKGRVYRDFGGGICQVSSTLFNAVDRAGVQILQRYSHSKRVPYVPPGRDAQVSWYGADFRFKNIHNQPILIQAKVYGGALSIAIYSSEVIEIKTRDVPNAPEEILL encoded by the coding sequence ATGATTAAATATGGTTGTTTTGCTCTTATGTTACTATTTGTACAAACTTTAAATATATCTGACAACGTATTATTAACCTTAGAAGGAGAATCAATTGGCAGTGTCAATCGTCTTGAGTTTCAATCTATGATTGGAAAATCAATCTTAGACGTTGATAAAGTTGAGGACTTTCTTGAGAAACTCGATCAACAAATTAAAAAAGAACCACAAAACGCAAGAATTGATCAATACGGAACTATCGTTGAGGAAGAATTAGGTTATAAACTAGATCGTCAAAAATTTTCCGAATCCTTTTATACATACTATTATGGACGGGGTCCAATGACAATTGAATTACCTACAACCCCTATATACCCTAAAGTAGATAGTGAGTTACTCGGAAATATTCGAGTAAAACAGATTGGACACTACACAACATATTTTAACCGTCGTAAAAAAGGAAGAGTCCAAAACATTACGCTAGCTGCAGAAGCTATCAATAATCACGTCGTTTTTCCTGGAGAAAGTTTTTCATTTAATCAGGTTGTTGGTCAACGTACCTTTGAAAAAGGGTATTTACCAGCACCAGTCATTATAAAAGGACGTGTATATCGAGACTTCGGCGGTGGGATTTGCCAGGTTTCATCTACGTTATTTAACGCAGTTGACCGGGCAGGAGTTCAAATTTTACAACGGTATTCTCACAGTAAACGAGTTCCTTACGTACCACCAGGACGGGACGCACAAGTTAGTTGGTACGGAGCTGACTTTAGATTCAAGAACATTCACAATCAACCGATCCTTATCCAAGCCAAGGTGTACGGAGGGGCTTTAAGTATTGCAATTTATTCCTCGGAGGTTATTGAAATAAAGACTAGAGATGTCCCTAATGCTCCAGAGGAAATTCTTCTTTAG
- a CDS encoding MFS transporter: protein MDKQDSRFRWIVFASVLFTYLLMASQRTAPGLITDQLMTDFMVTASTIGLLTSIQFFVYTGLQIPMGILADRFGPNYFLIIGAIVTGIGTMIYSLGTHEYILFFARILTGIGDATIWVNMVLILSQWFKAKEFVRLIGFAGMTGSLGFLLASFPFSLLIHLLGWRGAFFLLGFLLCLCGTLLYFVLLKKPKQLFVNEPLVKEKEIQREKIFALLRRISSNRQAWALFCCHFGLVGGYLGFISSWAVPYGMNVYELTRSGASQLIMIGLIGALIGAPLTSWISSRLETIKRPYVVVHIVIFMSWFSFLLFNGNPPFYLLILLFFIIGFGFGASALTFAVVRQSFPIMESGIVSGFANTGGFLSAVLLPSIFGRILDHFMVSSGSLGDGYFYGFFIPVIFSMIGLFGVISIKEKRGDTKRQVAVN, encoded by the coding sequence TTGGATAAACAAGATAGCAGATTTAGATGGATTGTCTTTGCTTCTGTATTGTTTACTTATTTATTAATGGCGAGCCAAAGAACGGCTCCAGGGTTAATTACAGATCAATTGATGACGGATTTTATGGTTACAGCATCAACGATTGGGCTACTGACCAGTATCCAATTTTTTGTGTACACTGGATTACAAATTCCAATGGGGATTTTGGCTGATCGTTTTGGGCCAAATTATTTCCTCATTATTGGGGCAATCGTTACAGGTATAGGTACCATGATCTATAGTCTTGGTACACATGAATACATTCTTTTTTTTGCAAGAATTCTTACAGGAATAGGCGATGCGACCATTTGGGTCAATATGGTGTTAATATTAAGTCAGTGGTTTAAAGCAAAGGAATTTGTTCGGTTAATTGGATTTGCTGGCATGACAGGAAGTCTAGGTTTTCTATTGGCTTCATTTCCTTTCTCCTTATTAATTCATTTACTTGGTTGGAGGGGAGCATTTTTTTTACTAGGCTTTCTTTTATGCTTATGTGGAACTCTCCTTTACTTCGTACTCTTAAAAAAGCCAAAACAACTCTTTGTTAACGAACCTCTTGTCAAAGAAAAAGAAATACAACGTGAGAAAATATTCGCTTTACTTCGGAGGATTTCCTCCAATCGGCAAGCGTGGGCGTTATTCTGTTGTCACTTTGGGCTTGTTGGGGGCTATTTGGGGTTTATCAGTTCATGGGCAGTTCCTTACGGGATGAATGTATATGAACTAACACGTTCAGGTGCCAGTCAGCTCATCATGATTGGGCTTATTGGGGCATTGATTGGAGCACCTCTAACTAGTTGGATTTCAAGTCGGTTAGAAACAATTAAACGGCCTTATGTGGTTGTCCATATCGTTATTTTTATGAGTTGGTTTTCGTTTCTTTTATTTAATGGAAATCCACCATTTTATTTATTAATTTTACTTTTCTTTATCATTGGCTTTGGATTTGGGGCTAGTGCCCTTACGTTTGCTGTCGTCCGACAATCATTTCCGATCATGGAATCTGGTATTGTCTCCGGATTTGCTAATACGGGTGGGTTTCTGAGCGCCGTATTGTTGCCTAGCATTTTCGGAAGAATATTAGATCATTTTATGGTTTCATCAGGTAGTTTAGGTGATGGATACTTCTACGGTTTTTTCATTCCAGTAATTTTCTCGATGATTGGTTTGTTTGGGGTTATTTCTATTAAAGAAAAACGTGGGGATACAAAGCGTCAAGTAGCAGTGAATTAG
- a CDS encoding ABC1 kinase family protein, which yields MKTKSKLRRMSKILSMAFVIFIQIYWYKVRKKSESDWNSLWGNIGERFRQTLFELEGLLIKIGQLLSIRSDLLPSAFISQLQDLTDQVPPSEWGEIKEVLELEWGCSLEEKLLSIEPKAIASASIGEVYKGVLPNGKEVAIKVQRPGIQSIIHTDFQTLKIIIWFADHFVPMPKGFINLKVLYHELKQVIERELDFVHEKETLLSFQQRFHSMDIVKVPEAYEEFCTSKVLVMEWVEGIKLTDEEKISSLEVSRQELAQRLIKLFLPQWLEPGTFHADPHSGNVLVSKKGEIILLDYGMTGEISKKDASYLQELIECFLSKNYSKAVETLTQLGFLLPEADPRTMERLLSELMTFQPEQLKEMDLIKLKLEMNDIIQALPIQVPTRFVFLGRSFVTMEGLIRGLVTEDELFELAKPVFMEWVKNQGNNKWTFVWYWLQSQPLFKVLHSATEFLQLPQKLEILKEKEQRREFQFTIYENYKRQLFQLMLLSLFGVGAGIYAEHLFILQLASAVAGVSSVGYLICNYKLKKWLKYMHEKRR from the coding sequence ATGAAGACGAAAAGCAAATTACGTAGAATGTCAAAGATCCTATCAATGGCATTTGTCATCTTTATTCAAATTTATTGGTATAAAGTTCGCAAAAAATCTGAAAGCGATTGGAATAGCTTATGGGGGAATATTGGTGAGAGATTTCGTCAAACATTATTTGAATTAGAAGGCTTACTAATAAAAATAGGTCAGCTATTAAGTATTCGCTCTGATTTATTGCCCTCTGCGTTTATCAGTCAACTTCAAGATCTTACTGATCAGGTTCCGCCTTCTGAATGGGGGGAAATAAAAGAGGTTCTCGAACTAGAATGGGGGTGCAGTCTCGAAGAAAAGCTACTTTCTATTGAACCGAAGGCAATTGCTTCAGCGTCTATTGGAGAAGTGTATAAAGGTGTTCTTCCAAATGGAAAAGAGGTTGCGATCAAGGTCCAGCGTCCAGGTATCCAATCTATTATTCATACAGATTTCCAAACATTAAAGATTATTATTTGGTTTGCTGATCATTTTGTTCCGATGCCAAAAGGATTTATAAATTTGAAGGTTTTATATCATGAGTTAAAACAAGTAATTGAAAGAGAGTTGGATTTCGTTCACGAAAAGGAAACATTGCTCTCATTTCAACAACGTTTTCATAGTATGGATATTGTTAAAGTACCAGAGGCTTATGAGGAGTTCTGTACGTCGAAAGTTCTCGTAATGGAATGGGTTGAAGGGATAAAGCTAACAGATGAAGAAAAAATTAGTTCACTTGAAGTAAGCCGACAGGAGTTAGCTCAGCGACTTATCAAGTTATTTCTGCCACAATGGTTAGAACCTGGTACATTTCACGCTGACCCACATTCCGGTAACGTATTAGTCTCAAAAAAAGGGGAAATCATTCTTCTTGATTATGGAATGACCGGTGAAATTAGCAAAAAGGATGCATCATATTTACAAGAATTAATAGAATGTTTCTTATCAAAGAATTATAGTAAAGCAGTTGAAACCTTAACCCAATTAGGGTTCTTGCTACCAGAAGCTGATCCGAGGACGATGGAAAGACTGTTATCGGAATTAATGACCTTCCAACCTGAGCAATTAAAGGAAATGGATCTCATTAAGTTAAAATTAGAAATGAACGATATTATTCAAGCCCTTCCGATACAGGTTCCAACACGATTTGTTTTTTTGGGGCGCTCATTTGTAACGATGGAAGGACTAATTCGAGGTTTAGTCACCGAAGATGAACTCTTTGAGTTAGCCAAACCAGTTTTTATGGAATGGGTGAAGAATCAAGGGAATAATAAATGGACATTTGTCTGGTATTGGTTGCAATCTCAGCCTTTATTTAAGGTCCTTCATTCTGCTACAGAGTTTTTACAGTTACCCCAAAAGCTCGAGATACTGAAGGAAAAAGAGCAACGGAGAGAGTTTCAATTTACAATTTATGAAAACTACAAAAGACAATTATTTCAATTGATGTTACTAAGTCTTTTTGGCGTTGGTGCAGGAATTTATGCAGAGCATTTGTTCATCCTACAATTAGCGAGCGCAGTAGCGGGTGTTTCAAGCGTTGGTTACTTGATATGCAATTATAAATTGAAAAAGTGGCTAAAATACATGCATGAAAAAAGAAGGTAG
- a CDS encoding iron-containing alcohol dehydrogenase: MYKFYCRAYQETMKVVTYLLNWRKPELLEGENSVSKLPAVIRSKGIDNVLVVTDNGITSLGLLDRLLEGLQHEDINYVVYDRTIPNPTITNIEEALTIYKQNNCQGIVAFGGGSPMDCAKGVGARVANPKKSIQQMKGQLKVRKEIPSFFAIPTTAGTGSEATIVAVVSNNDTHEKYAITDTVLIPHVAVLDPLLTVGLPPHITSTTGIDALTHAVEAYIGRSNTEETKKFSKEAVTLIFENLNEAYTNGTNIEARKNMQRASYLAGIAFTRAYVGYVHAIAHTLGGFYGIPHGLANAIILPYVLEYYGTTVHKSLAELSDLISLGTRTNTDAQKATNFIEAIKQLNASMNIPTKISGINNTDIPLMVERAMKEANPFYPVPKILSKQDMFQLYQQIKE, from the coding sequence ATGTATAAATTTTATTGTAGAGCTTATCAAGAGACTATGAAGGTAGTTACTTACCTCTTAAATTGGCGTAAACCAGAGTTACTAGAAGGAGAAAATAGCGTAAGTAAACTCCCAGCTGTTATTAGAAGTAAAGGTATTGATAATGTATTAGTAGTAACCGATAATGGAATTACATCTTTAGGTCTGTTAGATAGGCTGTTAGAAGGGTTACAGCATGAGGATATAAACTATGTAGTATATGATCGAACGATTCCCAATCCAACAATTACAAATATTGAGGAAGCACTGACAATTTATAAACAAAACAACTGTCAGGGGATTGTTGCTTTTGGTGGAGGCTCTCCAATGGATTGTGCAAAAGGGGTTGGAGCACGAGTAGCTAATCCAAAGAAAAGCATTCAGCAAATGAAGGGGCAATTAAAAGTCAGGAAAGAAATTCCTTCATTTTTCGCTATTCCTACTACAGCTGGAACTGGAAGTGAAGCTACCATTGTTGCTGTTGTTTCTAACAATGATACACATGAAAAGTATGCGATTACTGATACCGTTTTAATCCCCCATGTAGCTGTACTGGACCCGTTACTAACAGTCGGCCTCCCCCCACACATAACGTCCACAACCGGAATAGATGCACTGACACATGCGGTTGAGGCCTACATAGGTAGAAGCAACACAGAAGAGACAAAAAAGTTTAGCAAGGAAGCAGTAACGTTAATTTTTGAAAACCTCAATGAAGCATATACAAACGGCACGAACATTGAAGCACGTAAGAACATGCAAAGAGCTTCTTATTTAGCAGGTATTGCCTTCACCCGTGCCTACGTTGGGTATGTACATGCTATTGCGCATACGTTAGGTGGGTTTTATGGCATCCCACATGGTTTAGCAAATGCTATTATTTTACCTTACGTACTTGAGTATTATGGAACAACAGTACATAAGTCTCTTGCTGAACTATCCGATTTGATATCACTAGGTACTCGGACGAATACAGATGCGCAAAAAGCTACAAATTTCATTGAAGCAATAAAACAACTTAATGCTTCGATGAATATTCCAACTAAAATTTCCGGTATTAATAATACTGATATCCCATTAATGGTTGAACGAGCAATGAAGGAAGCCAATCCATTTTATCCAGTTCCAAAAATCCTTTCGAAACAAGATATGTTTCAACTCTATCAACAAATTAAAGAATAG